CTCCCCTTCATTCGACGACCCCCTGGATTTTTTGCACCCACCTTCGCCGTCGGGCCTGTGGGCTGCTGTTTGTGGCGGGCCTCACGCTGGTGACGCCGGCCGGAGCCACCGACTTCACGCAATCGTCAGAAAAACGGCCGCAGCGCATCGTGTCGCTGGCGCCGGCGATCACCGAAACGCTGTTCGCACTCGGCCTCGGCTCCCGCGTCGTCGGCGTCTCGACGTACTGCGACTTCCCCGCGCAGGCGCGCGCACTTCCGAAGGTCGGCAGCTTCAGCGAGCCGGTCGCCGAAGCGATCGTCGCGCTGAAACCCGATCTCGTGCTGACGTCGCCTAGCCCCGGGAACGAGACGACGGTGCGCGCGATCCAGGCGACGGGCATCGAGGTCGAAGTCGTAAAGAGCGAGGGAGGAATTGCAGAGGCGAGGGCGGCGATGCTGGATGCGGCGCGGTTTGCGGGCGCCGAGGCGGCGGGCGCGGCTCTCGTCAGTCGCATCGACTCGCGTCTTTCCGCGGTGAAAACCGCGGCCCGTTCGCTGCCGCATCCGTCGGTTGCAGTCGTCATCGGTCGCGAGCCGCTCGTCCTTGCGGGGCCCGACAGTTATCTCGGCGAGCTCGTCGCGCTCGCCGGTGGCAGCAACATCGCAGAACCTGTCGGTGGGCGCTGGCCGAGGGTATCGATGGAATTTCTCGTCGCCGCCGCACCCGACGTGCTCGTCGACCTGGCCGCGGCGATGGGCGACGGCGACGGTCCGCAGGGCAGCAGTGATGCCGGCGGCCCGGCAGCAAAACATGGGTCGGGCGGATCGGGCACCGGGGCGGAAAAGGGCGCCGCTCCTGGCGGATCGGGCAAGGCGGCGGGGGGAAAGGCCGCAATTGCCGCCGGATCCGGCCCCGGACAGACGGACGGCCCCTGGGCGCGGCTGACGTCGATTCCGGCCGTTGCCAACGGCCGCATCGTGGCTCCCGACTCGGCCTTGATGCTCAGGCCCGGGCCGCGCCTGGCCGATGCCGCCGAGGCGCTGTTCGCGGCCCTGCACCCCGGGGCTTCCCTGCCGCGTCCGGCAATGGCCGAATAGGCGGACGTGGCAGCAATGGCGACTTCGCGACTGACCACGTCCCGGCTCCTGGCCGCGCTTGCGGCAACGGCTGCCGTCGCGCTGCTGGCCATCCTGGTCGCGTTGCGGATCGGCAGCGTGCCGCTGGATTTCGGCGCACTGCTGGCCGGGGATCCCGGTACCCGCACCATCTTCTTTGACCTGAGGCTTCCTCGCGTACTGCTGGCCGCGGTGGTCGGGGCGGCGCTGGCGGTCTCCGGAGCCGCGCTCCAGCCGACGCTGCGAAATCCGCTGGCCAGCCCCGAGATCATCGGTGTCTCCGGCGGCGCCGCGGTTTCGGCGGTGCTCGCGCTGGCATTCCTGCCCGAAGGAGCGCTCGGGGCCGGACTCGTCCCCGTCGTCGCGTTCGCCGGCGCGACGGCCTCGAGCCTCATCGTCTACCAGCTCGCCCACGTTCGCGGGCGCCTCGATCCGTACACGCAGGTGCTCATCGGAGTCACGTTCAACACGTTCGCGGCTGCTCTGATCCTGCTCGTGCACGCGCTCGTCGACCTGCGCCGTTCTCACTCGATCGTGTTCTGGATGATGGGAGGCATCTCGAGCGAGCCGTACCCGGTCGTCGCGCTGGCCGCGCTGCTGGTGATCGCGGCAACGGCGGTGCTCGTGCGCGATGCGCGCTCGCTGGACCTGCTCGCGCTCGGCGACGAAGCCGCGCGCGCTCTCGGCACCGATGCCGACGCGGTGCGGCGCCGCGTGTTTCTCGCTTCGTCGCTTCTCGTCGGTGCGGTCGTTTCGCTTTGCGGCATCATTACGTTTGCCGGGCTCGTCGTGCCTCACGTGCTGCGTCGCATCGTCGGCAGCGACAACCGCCTGCTCGTGCCGGCGTCGTTCTTCGGCGGCGCTGCATTCCTCGTCGCATGTGATGCGCTCGCGCGCTGGATCGCTGCGCCGGCCGAGCTTCCGGTCGGCGCGATCACGGCACTGGCCGGTGCGCCGTTCTTCGTCTACCTGCTGAGGCGCGGCCGCTCGCGGCAAGGAGCGCTGGCATGAGCGGCGGTCTTCGTTTCGCTCGCGTTGCGTTTCGCCACGATGGCGCCGTACCGGGCCGAGGAGGAATTCTCGAGGACATCGACCTCGTCGTCCAGCCCGGGCGGACGCTGGCGATCGTCGGCCCCAACGGCTCCGGCAAGACGACGCTGCTTCGCCTGGCCGCCGGCGAGCTGGTGGCAGAACGCGGAACGATCGAGATCTGCGGACTGGATCCGGCAAGGGCGCCGCGCCGCGAGCTTGCGCGCCGCGTGGCCGTCGTCGCAGCCCATGCGCCGGTCGGCTTCGGCTACACGGTCGAGGAAATCGTGCTGATGGGAAGGGCGCCGTGGGTCGAGGGGTATCGCCTCGAGTCTGCGGAGGACCTGCGAGTCGCGCACGAAGCGATGGACGCGCTCGACGTCACGCACCTGGCAGGTCGGGTCTTCGACAGTCTCTCCAGCGGAGAGCGCCAGAGGGCATCGGTCGCCCGCGCCCTTGCGCAGCAGCCCGAGCTCGTCCTGCTCGACGAGCCGGCCGCCTTCCTCGACATCAAGCACCAGGTGGAGCTTTACGACGTGCTGCTGTCACGAAGCCGCACGACTGGCATGACGGTCGTCTCGGTGCTCCACGACCTCAACCTGGCGGCTCTGTACTTCGACGAAGTCGCGATGATCGGCGGCGGCAGGATTTTCGTGCAGGGAGCGCCCGACGACGTCATCACGTACGCGAACGTGCGCGCAGTGTTCGACACCGACGTCTACGTCGACCGCAACCACTTGACGGGACATCTGAACGTGCTGCCGCTGCCGCGCGGCCTCGTCGCGCGCGAAGCTTCGAGCGATGCATCTCCTGCTGCGCCGGCGCGCAAGGAATCGACGCCGTGAGCGCGAGCGAGCTGCTGTTCCACGGTCTGGCGGCTGCGGCACTGGCGTGTGCGCTCGCGACGATCGCATTGCGCAAGCCCGGGTGGATCGCGCGGGCGCTTCTTGCCGGCCAGGTCGCGACATCGGCCCTGATGGCGCTGGCCGGTGCGCGCCTGCCGGCTGCTTGTTCGGCTGCGTGCGCGATCGCGCTGGCCGCATGGGTGTGGCGCAACGGTACGGACAACGCGGCGGAGGCGGATGCTGCCGACGACAGCGCGCCGCGGCGCAGCGAACCGGAAAACGCGACGAACGCAGCCGAGATACAGACCGCGCCTCGAAGCGGCGTCCTGCGCGCCGTGCCGATGGTCATCGCGCTTGCGGCCTTGTTGCTGCGATCGCTGCTGATGGCGAACTGGCCGCGCGCTGCACTGGTGCCGTCGCAGCTCGCGGCGCGAGCGCCCGGTCTGCCGCCGGTAGGTATCGGCCACTACCTCGTCGTTGCGATGCTGCTCGTGTGCGCGGGCCTGCTCTGCGGGATGACGAGGCGCAGCGCGCTTGGTGCCTGCGCTGCGGCGTCGTGGATGGCCACAGGCTCGGCCCTTGCGATCGCCGCGGCATCGTCGATGGTGATCGGCCGCGGCCAGGGGCCGATGCTCGCGACGTTCGCCGTGCTGTTCGCATCGATGCCGGCGCTCGTCGCGGCGGTTCTCATTGCCGAAGGCCGCGTGATCGCGCCGGCCGGTGCCTCTTCCGGTCGCATCGCCGATGGGTTCTCTGCAGTGGCCGCTGCGGTCACTCTCGCGTTGCTCGCGGGGCTTACGTGATCGGCTGGCTTCCCGAGAACGCGCATCCGTGGATTGCCGAGGCCACGACGGCGGCGGGGAGCATCGTGCTGCTCGCGATGTCGCGCGTCGGCTCTCTCGAGCGCAAGGCCGGGGACGTCGCGCTGCTGGTCGTTGCGATGTCTGCCCTGGCTTCGGTGATCGCGCTCGATGCGCCGCAGGGATACGTCCTCGAGCGCGTCACGGTGGCCGATCCGTTCGCGGGATTTTTCCGCTTCGTGCTGGCGATGTGCGCGCTGGCAACCACGTGGCTCTCGACGCGTTCGCGCGAGGGGACCGGTCCGGCCGCCGCGCTGTCGTGGTCGCTGTTGCTCGTCGCGCTGCTCGGCATGGACCTGATGGTCAGCTCGATCAGCATCCTTTCGGCGTGGTGCGGCTTCGCGATAAGCGGCCTTGCGAGCGCGCTCTGGATTGCGTCCAGGCACGAAGGCAGCGGCGGCGAGCATCCGGCACTGCCGCTGCTCGTGCAGTCGGCGATCGGATGCGCGC
This genomic window from Candidatus Binatia bacterium contains:
- a CDS encoding ABC transporter substrate-binding protein, translated to MAGLTLVTPAGATDFTQSSEKRPQRIVSLAPAITETLFALGLGSRVVGVSTYCDFPAQARALPKVGSFSEPVAEAIVALKPDLVLTSPSPGNETTVRAIQATGIEVEVVKSEGGIAEARAAMLDAARFAGAEAAGAALVSRIDSRLSAVKTAARSLPHPSVAVVIGREPLVLAGPDSYLGELVALAGGSNIAEPVGGRWPRVSMEFLVAAAPDVLVDLAAAMGDGDGPQGSSDAGGPAAKHGSGGSGTGAEKGAAPGGSGKAAGGKAAIAAGSGPGQTDGPWARLTSIPAVANGRIVAPDSALMLRPGPRLADAAEALFAALHPGASLPRPAMAE
- a CDS encoding iron ABC transporter permease produces the protein MATSRLTTSRLLAALAATAAVALLAILVALRIGSVPLDFGALLAGDPGTRTIFFDLRLPRVLLAAVVGAALAVSGAALQPTLRNPLASPEIIGVSGGAAVSAVLALAFLPEGALGAGLVPVVAFAGATASSLIVYQLAHVRGRLDPYTQVLIGVTFNTFAAALILLVHALVDLRRSHSIVFWMMGGISSEPYPVVALAALLVIAATAVLVRDARSLDLLALGDEAARALGTDADAVRRRVFLASSLLVGAVVSLCGIITFAGLVVPHVLRRIVGSDNRLLVPASFFGGAAFLVACDALARWIAAPAELPVGAITALAGAPFFVYLLRRGRSRQGALA
- a CDS encoding ABC transporter ATP-binding protein yields the protein MSGGLRFARVAFRHDGAVPGRGGILEDIDLVVQPGRTLAIVGPNGSGKTTLLRLAAGELVAERGTIEICGLDPARAPRRELARRVAVVAAHAPVGFGYTVEEIVLMGRAPWVEGYRLESAEDLRVAHEAMDALDVTHLAGRVFDSLSSGERQRASVARALAQQPELVLLDEPAAFLDIKHQVELYDVLLSRSRTTGMTVVSVLHDLNLAALYFDEVAMIGGGRIFVQGAPDDVITYANVRAVFDTDVYVDRNHLTGHLNVLPLPRGLVAREASSDASPAAPARKESTP